One window of Psychrobacillus sp. FSL H8-0483 genomic DNA carries:
- a CDS encoding HAMP domain-containing histidine kinase: protein MKTWTLQRKWTYASAISIFLSFLMMCVILYFSLYNWMLISEKKIAQNTLNELVSFFESKGPIISIQDIQRNKTLLNQLVNQEQSVRILNADGIEVLRINDVSPFPNFSPEVLQEFQRERVEGQLLFHKVAEIDFGLFTGYVEISHSLENFSHLMDYIFIAMVIFALIALFLSALIGYSLSSILLKPLKELRNEMQEAKRTKFSKEVKFQYVTKDEIGELLTIYKELMNEVSETITRQDEFIQNVSHELRTPIQVVEGHLALLNRWGKNEREVLDESLDISLTEVRKMKLLIDEMLKLAKNERTDELLESLLYEIVLSLQNKYRILAPEAIIEFVGDEKVKVAVPATTLEQIIRNLIENAIKYNENKPYIYVKVTNNELKTIITIMDNGVGIPENLLPKIFDRFFTVDEARTKPNGGSGLGLSIVKSLVSEYKGSILVESNENGTKFDIIFPKFNKRI, encoded by the coding sequence ATGAAAACATGGACTTTACAAAGGAAATGGACGTATGCCTCAGCGATTTCTATTTTTTTAAGTTTTCTCATGATGTGTGTTATTTTATATTTTTCTCTATATAATTGGATGCTAATATCTGAAAAGAAAATAGCGCAAAATACGTTAAATGAATTAGTAAGTTTTTTTGAATCAAAAGGACCTATTATATCCATTCAAGACATTCAACGAAATAAAACGCTCCTTAACCAACTGGTTAATCAAGAGCAGTCCGTTCGTATTTTAAATGCAGATGGAATAGAAGTATTACGGATTAATGATGTAAGTCCTTTTCCTAATTTTTCGCCTGAAGTATTACAAGAATTCCAAAGAGAACGAGTGGAAGGTCAACTTTTGTTTCATAAAGTTGCTGAAATAGATTTTGGCTTGTTTACTGGGTATGTGGAAATTTCCCATAGCTTAGAAAACTTCTCTCATTTAATGGATTATATATTCATTGCTATGGTTATCTTTGCCTTAATAGCACTTTTTCTCTCGGCTTTAATTGGTTATTCATTGTCTTCTATTTTATTGAAGCCATTAAAGGAACTTCGAAACGAGATGCAAGAAGCAAAACGCACGAAATTTTCAAAAGAAGTGAAATTTCAATATGTCACAAAAGATGAAATTGGAGAGCTATTAACAATCTATAAAGAGCTAATGAACGAAGTATCTGAAACGATTACTAGGCAAGATGAGTTTATTCAAAATGTTTCCCATGAGCTTCGAACGCCAATTCAAGTTGTAGAAGGACATTTGGCATTGTTGAATAGGTGGGGGAAAAACGAGCGAGAGGTACTTGATGAATCGCTAGACATTTCTTTAACAGAAGTAAGGAAAATGAAATTGTTAATAGATGAGATGTTAAAGCTTGCGAAAAATGAACGTACAGATGAATTACTAGAGTCCCTTCTATACGAAATCGTGCTTAGTTTACAAAATAAGTACCGTATTTTAGCACCGGAAGCAATCATTGAATTTGTTGGAGATGAAAAGGTAAAAGTTGCAGTTCCAGCAACTACTTTAGAACAAATAATACGAAATCTCATAGAAAATGCAATCAAATACAATGAGAACAAACCGTATATTTACGTAAAGGTCACTAATAATGAATTAAAGACCATAATAACCATTATGGATAATGGGGTTGGGATACCCGAAAATTTATTACCTAAAATATTTGATCGTTTCTTTACAGTTGATGAGGCAAGGACTAAACCAAATGGAGGGTCAGGTTTAGGGCTTAGTATTGTAAAAAGCCTAGTTTCTGAATATAAAGGGTCAATATTAGTGGAAAGTAACGAAAATGGCACAAAATTTGACATTATATTTCCCAAATTTAACAAAAGAATTTAA
- a CDS encoding toxic anion resistance protein: MTEKHINDDILMDELLGNPFELNTATTQTVPNETNEPAPTKLLDRLSQAEQQKARQLAEQIPAGNYEAILTYGANAQTELTRFSHQMLDHVQKKDIGPVGDILSDLMNKLSEINPEELSTEKKSKIKKLFSRVNRSVQELMTKYQKLSTQIDRIGIQLEHSKRGLVEDVQMLDKLYDQNKTYFQALNVYIAAAELKKEEILTVTIPELRRKAELSNDQMAFQEVNDMAQFVDRLEKRVYDLQLSRQITIQSAPQIRMIQQTNQTLAEKIQSSIMSSIPLWKNQIAIALTLNRQQKAVAAQKQVTQTTNDLLLKNSEMLKVNSIETAKENERGIVEIDTLKKTQENLLQTIEETMRIQADGRIKRKAAEIEIGRMEEELKQRLLLIADQSKNRPS; the protein is encoded by the coding sequence ATGACCGAAAAACATATAAATGATGATATTTTAATGGACGAATTATTAGGAAACCCCTTCGAATTAAATACCGCAACAACTCAAACAGTTCCCAACGAAACGAACGAACCTGCACCTACCAAGCTATTGGATCGTTTGTCACAAGCTGAGCAACAAAAAGCACGACAATTAGCAGAGCAAATTCCTGCAGGAAATTATGAAGCCATTTTAACATATGGAGCAAATGCGCAAACCGAACTAACTCGATTCTCTCATCAAATGTTAGATCATGTTCAGAAAAAAGACATTGGACCGGTTGGGGATATTTTAAGCGATTTAATGAATAAACTTTCCGAAATTAATCCAGAAGAGCTTTCGACAGAAAAAAAATCAAAAATAAAAAAACTTTTTAGTCGTGTCAATCGTTCCGTACAAGAACTAATGACCAAATACCAGAAACTCAGCACCCAAATTGATCGAATTGGTATTCAACTAGAACACTCCAAACGTGGTCTTGTGGAAGATGTCCAAATGCTAGACAAGCTGTATGATCAAAACAAAACATACTTTCAGGCACTAAACGTCTATATCGCTGCTGCTGAATTAAAAAAAGAGGAAATTTTGACTGTTACAATTCCAGAACTCCGTCGCAAAGCAGAATTATCCAATGACCAAATGGCGTTCCAAGAAGTGAATGATATGGCACAATTTGTCGATCGTTTAGAAAAAAGAGTATATGACTTACAATTGTCTCGTCAAATTACCATACAAAGCGCTCCACAAATTCGTATGATTCAACAGACAAATCAAACACTCGCAGAAAAAATTCAATCGTCTATTATGAGTTCAATTCCTCTTTGGAAAAATCAGATTGCGATTGCATTAACATTAAATCGGCAGCAAAAGGCTGTTGCTGCACAAAAACAAGTAACGCAAACAACAAATGACTTATTGCTAAAAAATTCGGAAATGCTAAAAGTTAATAGTATCGAAACAGCTAAAGAAAATGAACGCGGAATTGTTGAAATTGATACATTAAAGAAAACACAAGAAAACTTACTACAAACAATTGAAGAAACAATGCGTATCCAAGCAGACGGTCGTATCAAACGAAAAGCTGCTGAAATTGAAATTGGACGAATGGAAGAAGAATTAAAACAACGCCTCCTTTTAATAGCAGATCAATCAAAAAACCGCCCTTCTTAA
- a CDS encoding 2-oxoglutarate dehydrogenase E1 component: MSNNQSPWSVFSGPNLGYVMEQYDLFLQSPDEVDRELVNLFQQYGAPTIPMSTSSSTNDAKPHVEPNNFEKVIRAIQLADAIRTHGHLTANIYPLNDGPKEDPRIDPKTYGLTDQDLREVPVSFLISNASNTIENGLQAIEQLKAVYSNKIAFEIAHIVNTEERKWLQDKIEKGSVIQNLSSDDKKELLKRLTQIEGFEKFIHRTFVGAKRFSIEGLDTLVVLIDELVRQSEVTNTKQVNIGMAHRGRLNVLTHVLQKPYEMMFAEFAHVPSESFLPKDGSLQMSEGWYGDVKYHKGAAYQSKSGLTLKLAYNPSHLEVVSPIVTGQTRAAQETTDAAGYPVQDKNASFAILIHGDAAFPGQGVVTEVLNYSQVRGFQTGGSIHIIANNMIGFTTEHYDSRSTFYSSDPAKGYEVPVIHVNADDPEAVLGVAKFAHEYRQKFGKDIVIDLLGYRRYGHNEMDEPLVTNPKMYHAIHKHPTVRKLYGQKLVEENLIESANIQSLDDSIFSGMQEAYDRVKELPQSTVHEIVIPDAVLKGMPELQTGVEKSKLTKINEELLTWPTEFTAFKKLEKILKRREEPFKGKGKIDWGHAETLAFATIIQEGNSIRLTGQDAQRGTFSHRHLILHDEKTGQALMPIHSISDAKASFTVHNSPLTEAAILGYEFGYNLENPNSLTIWEAQYGDFANMAQVMFDNFISSARSKWGLKSGLVMLLPHGSEGQGSEHSSARLERYLQLAAENNWTVANLSSAANYFHILRRQARMLKEEAIRPLIIVSPKSLLRHPLVGADVEELTTGQFETVIEQPGLGQQADKVEKIVFVSGKLAIDLADKVKDGTGYDYMHIVRIEQIYPFPAEKIQAIIDRYPNVKQLVWAQEETENMGSWNFALPYLLELANGKDISYVGRVHRSSPAEGDMDTYKVEQTRIIEEAVKSI, encoded by the coding sequence ATGTCGAACAATCAATCACCGTGGTCCGTTTTTTCTGGACCTAACCTTGGTTATGTTATGGAGCAATATGATTTATTTTTACAATCTCCCGACGAAGTAGATCGTGAATTAGTAAATTTATTTCAACAGTACGGTGCACCAACCATTCCAATGTCCACATCATCGAGTACAAATGATGCTAAGCCACATGTAGAACCGAATAATTTTGAAAAAGTTATTCGTGCTATTCAACTGGCTGATGCAATACGTACTCATGGTCATTTAACGGCTAATATTTATCCATTAAACGATGGACCTAAAGAAGATCCTAGAATAGATCCTAAAACCTATGGATTAACGGATCAAGATTTACGTGAGGTACCTGTTTCTTTCCTAATTAGCAATGCTTCAAACACAATTGAAAATGGTTTACAAGCAATTGAACAGTTAAAAGCAGTATACTCAAATAAAATTGCATTTGAAATTGCACATATTGTAAATACAGAAGAACGCAAATGGTTACAAGATAAAATTGAAAAAGGCTCTGTTATACAAAACCTATCTTCCGATGATAAAAAAGAATTGTTAAAGCGTTTAACACAAATTGAAGGGTTTGAAAAATTCATTCACCGTACATTTGTTGGAGCAAAACGTTTTTCTATAGAAGGATTAGACACATTAGTTGTATTAATCGACGAATTAGTTCGTCAATCAGAGGTAACAAATACAAAACAAGTAAACATTGGAATGGCTCACCGAGGGCGTTTAAATGTTTTGACACATGTATTGCAAAAGCCATATGAAATGATGTTTGCAGAATTTGCACATGTTCCAAGTGAATCTTTCTTACCAAAAGATGGCTCATTACAAATGTCAGAAGGTTGGTATGGGGATGTAAAGTATCATAAAGGTGCTGCATATCAATCAAAATCAGGCTTAACACTAAAACTAGCTTATAACCCTTCACACTTAGAAGTTGTAAGTCCTATTGTTACTGGACAAACTCGCGCAGCACAAGAAACAACAGATGCAGCTGGATATCCAGTACAAGACAAAAATGCATCTTTTGCTATATTAATACACGGGGATGCGGCATTCCCTGGTCAAGGTGTTGTTACCGAAGTATTAAATTATAGTCAAGTTCGTGGATTCCAAACGGGTGGATCTATTCATATTATTGCTAATAATATGATTGGATTTACAACAGAACATTATGATTCACGCTCAACGTTCTATTCTTCTGACCCAGCAAAAGGTTATGAAGTACCAGTTATCCACGTAAATGCAGACGATCCGGAAGCGGTACTTGGAGTAGCTAAATTCGCGCATGAATACCGCCAAAAATTTGGTAAAGATATTGTTATTGACCTATTAGGATATCGTCGATATGGCCATAATGAGATGGATGAGCCATTAGTGACAAATCCAAAAATGTATCACGCAATTCACAAGCATCCAACAGTTCGGAAGTTGTATGGACAAAAATTAGTAGAAGAGAATCTAATTGAGTCGGCTAACATTCAATCATTAGATGATTCTATTTTCAGTGGTATGCAAGAAGCATATGATCGTGTGAAAGAGCTTCCACAATCTACTGTTCATGAGATTGTTATTCCAGATGCAGTGTTAAAGGGAATGCCCGAATTGCAAACAGGAGTTGAAAAAAGTAAGCTTACAAAAATAAACGAAGAGCTTCTTACTTGGCCAACAGAATTTACTGCATTCAAGAAATTAGAGAAAATTTTAAAACGTCGAGAAGAACCGTTTAAAGGTAAAGGGAAAATCGATTGGGGGCATGCAGAAACACTTGCTTTTGCGACGATTATCCAAGAAGGAAATTCTATTCGTTTAACTGGTCAAGACGCACAACGTGGTACGTTCTCGCATAGACATTTAATTTTGCATGATGAAAAAACTGGGCAAGCACTAATGCCAATTCATTCTATTAGTGATGCAAAAGCTTCGTTCACCGTACACAATAGCCCATTAACTGAGGCTGCAATTTTAGGTTATGAATTTGGTTATAATCTGGAAAATCCTAATTCTTTAACTATTTGGGAAGCGCAATATGGTGACTTTGCAAATATGGCACAAGTAATGTTTGATAATTTTATTAGTTCTGCTCGTTCAAAATGGGGATTAAAATCAGGTCTAGTTATGCTATTGCCTCATGGGTCTGAGGGCCAAGGTTCAGAGCACTCAAGCGCTCGTTTAGAGCGTTACTTGCAACTTGCAGCTGAGAATAACTGGACAGTAGCGAATCTTTCAAGTGCAGCAAACTATTTCCATATTCTACGCAGACAAGCAAGAATGTTAAAAGAAGAAGCAATTCGTCCATTAATTATTGTTTCTCCAAAATCATTATTACGTCACCCGTTAGTAGGAGCAGATGTAGAAGAATTAACAACTGGTCAATTTGAAACGGTGATTGAACAACCTGGTCTTGGACAACAAGCTGATAAGGTAGAAAAGATTGTTTTTGTTAGCGGTAAATTGGCAATTGATTTGGCAGATAAAGTGAAAGATGGCACAGGATATGACTATATGCACATTGTTCGTATCGAACAAATTTATCCTTTCCCAGCTGAAAAGATTCAAGCTATTATTGACCGCTATCCAAATGTGAAACAGCTTGTATGGGCACAAGAAGAGACAGAAAATATGGGCTCTTGGAATTTTGCACTTCCATACTTGTTAGAACTAGCAAATGGAAAAGATATTTCTTACGTTGGTCGAGTACATCGTTCAAGCCCTGCTGAAGGCGATATGGATACGTATAAAGTTGAGCAAACACGCATTATTGAAGAAGCAGTAAAAAGCATTTAA
- a CDS encoding MoxR family ATPase, protein MELIEREQQIRLGRTHSEEDKALIGAGGYLSPVDHLWTDVLIAISLKKPVLLKGPTGAGKTKLAETVSQFFSQPVQSINCSVDLDAEALLGFKTIVLKDGMNEISFVEGPVIEAMKKGHILYIDEINMAKSETLPILHSVLDYRRMLTNPFTGEVIHAHPDFSVIAAINEGYIGTTPMNEALKNRFVSFSVPYISGEHLRKLWKELFPAAPKELHTLILNLANDLMEQVKQGLLSEEAASIRSLLYATELALYMEPLRAINYAIAEKLEDEQEKKLVLELAASWIK, encoded by the coding sequence ATGGAATTAATTGAAAGAGAACAACAGATTCGATTAGGTAGAACGCATAGTGAAGAAGACAAGGCATTGATTGGAGCTGGTGGTTATCTTTCCCCTGTAGACCATTTATGGACGGATGTATTAATCGCTATTTCATTGAAAAAACCAGTATTGTTAAAAGGTCCTACTGGTGCAGGTAAAACGAAGCTTGCCGAAACGGTATCGCAATTCTTTTCACAGCCAGTGCAGAGCATTAACTGCTCGGTCGACTTAGACGCAGAGGCGTTACTCGGATTTAAAACAATTGTTTTGAAAGACGGAATGAATGAAATTTCATTTGTAGAAGGCCCAGTTATTGAAGCCATGAAAAAAGGTCATATCTTGTATATTGATGAGATTAATATGGCGAAATCTGAAACATTACCTATATTACATAGTGTGCTCGATTACAGAAGAATGTTAACCAATCCTTTTACAGGGGAAGTAATCCATGCTCATCCAGATTTCTCCGTTATTGCGGCAATTAATGAAGGGTATATTGGCACTACACCGATGAATGAAGCATTAAAAAATCGATTTGTTTCTTTTTCAGTTCCTTATATCTCAGGAGAACATCTTCGAAAGCTTTGGAAAGAACTATTTCCAGCTGCACCGAAGGAATTACATACACTTATTTTGAACTTAGCTAATGATTTAATGGAACAAGTAAAACAAGGCTTACTTTCGGAAGAAGCAGCATCTATACGAAGTTTACTTTATGCAACTGAACTAGCTCTGTATATGGAACCTCTGAGAGCTATAAATTATGCAATTGCCGAGAAATTAGAAGATGAACAAGAAAAGAAACTTGTACTAGAATTGGCAGCTTCTTGGATAAAGTAA
- the odhB gene encoding 2-oxoglutarate dehydrogenase complex dihydrolipoyllysine-residue succinyltransferase, translating to MAEIIVPELAESITEGTIAQWLKQPGETVEKGEFIVELETDKVNVEVISEEAGVVSELLAAEGDTVQVGQVIAIVGAGSGSPAAKPAAETKAPEAEKTVEAPKAAPVAVESTNEQDRTIASPAARKLAREKGINLSEISPVDPMGRVRVQDVAAHGSAPTPAKAAPAPVAVSKEDDGRTTREKMSRRRQTIATRLLEVKQSTAMLTTFNEIDMTNVMALRARKKDKFFDDHDVRLGFMSFFTKAVVAALKKYPYVNSQIDGTDIVKNNFYDIGIAVSTEGGLVVPIVRDADRKNFAEIEGNIGELAKKARDNKLALSDMSGGSFTITNGGVFGSLLSTPILNGTQVGILGMHTIQKRPIAVGNEVEIRPMMYVALSYDHRVIDGKDSVGFLKMVKELLENPEDLMLNS from the coding sequence GTGGCAGAAATTATTGTTCCAGAATTAGCAGAATCAATTACAGAGGGTACTATTGCACAATGGCTAAAACAACCAGGTGAAACGGTTGAAAAAGGTGAGTTCATTGTTGAACTTGAAACAGATAAAGTAAACGTAGAAGTTATTTCAGAGGAAGCTGGAGTTGTAAGTGAATTATTAGCAGCTGAAGGCGATACTGTTCAAGTTGGCCAAGTAATTGCTATTGTTGGAGCTGGTTCAGGCTCACCTGCAGCAAAACCTGCGGCAGAAACGAAAGCTCCAGAAGCAGAAAAAACAGTAGAAGCTCCAAAAGCAGCACCAGTTGCAGTGGAATCTACAAATGAACAAGACCGTACAATTGCTAGCCCAGCAGCTCGTAAATTAGCACGCGAAAAAGGCATTAACTTAAGCGAGATTTCACCGGTTGATCCAATGGGTCGTGTACGTGTACAAGACGTTGCGGCTCACGGTTCAGCACCAACTCCAGCGAAAGCAGCACCAGCACCTGTAGCTGTTTCAAAAGAAGATGATGGCCGTACAACTCGCGAAAAAATGTCACGTCGCCGTCAAACAATTGCGACTCGTCTTTTAGAAGTTAAACAAAGTACTGCAATGTTAACAACGTTTAATGAAATTGATATGACAAACGTGATGGCTTTACGTGCACGTAAAAAAGATAAATTCTTTGACGATCATGATGTACGTCTTGGATTTATGTCGTTCTTTACAAAAGCGGTTGTTGCAGCATTGAAAAAATATCCATATGTAAATTCACAAATTGATGGAACGGATATTGTGAAAAATAATTTCTATGATATCGGTATCGCAGTTTCAACAGAAGGTGGATTAGTAGTGCCAATCGTTCGTGATGCAGATCGTAAAAACTTTGCAGAAATAGAAGGGAATATTGGCGAACTAGCTAAAAAAGCACGTGATAATAAATTAGCTCTTTCTGATATGTCTGGCGGTTCATTTACAATCACAAACGGTGGAGTATTCGGTTCTTTATTATCAACTCCGATTTTAAATGGTACACAAGTTGGTATTTTAGGAATGCACACAATCCAAAAACGTCCAATCGCTGTTGGTAACGAAGTTGAAATTCGTCCAATGATGTACGTGGCATTATCATATGATCACCGCGTAATCGATGGAAAAGATTCGGTAGGCTTCTTGAAAATGGTAAAAGAACTTCTTGAAAACCCAGAAGACCTAATGTTAAATTCTTAA
- a CDS encoding VWA domain-containing protein, with amino-acid sequence MTSVNRFIQFNNETIDARQLMHYENVAKALTQNTLLLINERKLIEFQPADQAISLSVFWRHREDKIMHAGRLSDIYLLAEGFWQHFNVQAWRVFDKEKSTDLPKLLDQLLFCIEEFRLMEIIQKKRVGTIKIFDIRVQTYLAFHKQQLLVNTQKGFLADAFISYLYISLYEGTIHVKGPEAFQQANEIIQKVYESTSTQTSINLVYQLYYLLNDYINADTLLHYYALISQSILPTEEFHYHQGVKDSEAGVEEEKDTIAEVFRTWHRENEQENGLHLQYELEHGRDGKAEQNMDAEEGKEGHAITEIGRGQSAGNSKEGLSVERNTENSNSMKKAGKLFGKEHTNVVFKENRMEGSFSSPNKLQLPLYRQEQAPFVKAFVQEMKRRMELKKVEKRMNLSKGRLSSKQTVLWTEERPKPFYKKNAPSTNLNAVFGLLVDGSASMQDKMEETKKAVLLFHDVLRQLKIAHEIVLHYEDAFEASETIQPNTFEWIHKLEDGTKDSGINILAMEAHEDNRDGFALRWMGKRLEYRPEVHKFLLIFSDGEPSAFGYAQNGIMDTAEAVIELERKHISVLHLFLNDAEATEEQLELFRLIFGKKTAAASSLEKFSDETLRLLRKMLHHVLKST; translated from the coding sequence ATGACTTCGGTCAATCGTTTTATACAGTTTAACAATGAAACAATAGATGCACGACAGTTAATGCATTATGAAAACGTCGCAAAAGCATTAACACAAAACACATTGTTACTTATTAACGAACGAAAATTAATCGAATTTCAACCTGCAGATCAAGCCATCTCTCTAAGTGTCTTTTGGAGACATAGAGAAGATAAGATTATGCATGCAGGAAGATTATCAGATATTTACTTGTTAGCAGAGGGTTTTTGGCAGCATTTTAATGTACAAGCATGGAGAGTATTTGATAAAGAAAAATCGACGGATCTACCTAAATTATTGGATCAGCTATTGTTTTGTATCGAAGAATTTCGTTTGATGGAGATTATTCAGAAAAAACGAGTAGGTACGATAAAGATTTTTGATATCCGAGTACAAACCTATTTGGCTTTTCATAAACAGCAGCTACTAGTCAATACACAAAAAGGATTTTTAGCGGATGCGTTTATTAGCTATTTATACATTAGTCTTTATGAAGGTACGATACATGTAAAAGGCCCAGAAGCTTTTCAACAAGCTAATGAAATTATTCAAAAAGTGTACGAAAGTACTTCCACACAGACCTCTATAAATCTTGTATATCAGCTTTATTATTTACTAAATGATTATATCAATGCGGATACGCTTCTTCACTATTATGCATTAATTTCGCAATCTATTTTGCCTACAGAAGAGTTTCATTATCACCAAGGTGTGAAAGACTCTGAAGCTGGAGTGGAGGAAGAAAAGGACACCATTGCAGAAGTATTTAGAACGTGGCATCGTGAAAATGAGCAGGAAAACGGATTACATCTCCAATATGAACTGGAGCATGGACGAGACGGAAAAGCAGAACAGAATATGGATGCAGAAGAAGGTAAAGAAGGACATGCTATCACTGAAATTGGTCGAGGACAATCAGCTGGAAATAGTAAAGAAGGTCTTTCAGTAGAACGAAACACTGAGAATTCAAATTCGATGAAAAAAGCAGGAAAATTATTCGGGAAAGAGCATACAAATGTAGTTTTTAAAGAAAACCGTATGGAAGGGTCTTTTAGTAGCCCTAATAAACTGCAGCTTCCGTTATATCGACAAGAACAAGCCCCATTTGTGAAAGCCTTCGTGCAAGAAATGAAAAGACGTATGGAATTAAAAAAAGTAGAGAAGCGAATGAATCTGTCGAAAGGAAGGCTATCTTCTAAACAGACTGTACTTTGGACAGAAGAGCGACCGAAACCTTTTTATAAAAAAAATGCACCAAGCACAAATTTAAATGCGGTGTTTGGACTTCTTGTAGATGGATCTGCTTCTATGCAGGATAAAATGGAAGAAACGAAAAAAGCTGTGTTGCTATTTCACGATGTGTTAAGACAGCTAAAAATTGCGCATGAAATTGTTCTTCATTACGAAGATGCCTTTGAAGCTTCCGAAACTATTCAACCGAACACATTTGAGTGGATTCACAAATTAGAGGACGGTACCAAAGATAGTGGAATAAACATATTGGCTATGGAAGCTCATGAGGATAATCGAGATGGATTTGCATTGAGGTGGATGGGGAAGAGGTTAGAATATCGCCCAGAAGTCCATAAATTCTTACTTATATTTTCTGATGGGGAGCCATCTGCATTTGGATATGCGCAAAATGGCATAATGGATACTGCAGAAGCAGTCATTGAATTAGAACGAAAACATATTTCGGTTTTGCATTTGTTTTTAAATGATGCAGAAGCAACGGAAGAACAACTAGAGTTGTTCCGTTTAATTTTTGGTAAAAAAACAGCTGCAGCTTCATCTTTAGAGAAGTTTTCAGATGAGACACTTCGCTTACTTCGAAAAATGCTTCATCATGTCTTAAAAAGTACATAA
- a CDS encoding response regulator transcription factor, giving the protein MNRHILIIEDEKNIAKFVELELKHENFQVTVSHDGREGVELALTNTYDLLLVDVMLPHLNGLEICRRVRKKKRTPIILITARDAIIDRVSGLEAGADDYVVKPFAIEELLARIRAVLRRVELPKETTKTLTIQELSINLQAHQVFYKDEEIDLTKTEYDMIVYFMQNLNLVLTRDTILEKVWGYETEVETNVVDVYIRHLRKKLPKEIASLIETVRGVGYVMRG; this is encoded by the coding sequence TTGAATCGCCATATTTTAATTATTGAAGACGAAAAAAATATAGCAAAATTTGTGGAATTAGAATTAAAGCATGAAAATTTCCAAGTCACTGTATCCCATGATGGGAGAGAAGGAGTAGAACTGGCATTAACTAACACATATGATTTATTGTTAGTAGATGTAATGCTACCCCATTTAAATGGTCTAGAAATTTGTAGAAGGGTTCGTAAAAAGAAAAGAACTCCTATCATATTAATTACTGCTAGAGATGCAATTATCGACAGAGTATCTGGCTTAGAGGCTGGAGCGGATGACTATGTCGTAAAACCGTTCGCTATCGAAGAATTGTTAGCAAGAATACGTGCGGTTTTAAGAAGAGTAGAACTTCCAAAAGAAACGACTAAAACACTAACCATTCAAGAACTAAGCATTAACCTTCAGGCACATCAAGTCTTCTATAAAGACGAAGAAATAGACTTAACTAAGACGGAATACGATATGATTGTTTATTTTATGCAAAATCTTAATTTGGTGTTAACGAGGGATACAATTTTAGAAAAAGTATGGGGATATGAGACAGAAGTAGAAACAAATGTAGTGGATGTGTATATTCGTCATTTACGAAAGAAGCTTCCAAAAGAGATAGCGTCATTAATTGAGACGGTAAGAGGAGTAGGTTACGTGATGCGCGGATGA
- a CDS encoding DUF6501 family protein, with amino-acid sequence MIHTNWATKPTLKTVTCVHTDAKKFLVSNVLTVGKTYEVKNETEEFLFVVDNTGKVGGFYKEYFQ; translated from the coding sequence ATGATACATACAAATTGGGCAACAAAACCAACACTTAAAACAGTTACTTGTGTGCATACAGATGCTAAAAAATTCTTAGTAAGCAATGTACTAACTGTTGGTAAAACTTACGAAGTAAAAAACGAAACAGAAGAGTTTTTATTTGTTGTCGACAACACTGGTAAAGTCGGCGGTTTTTACAAAGAATATTTTCAATAA